In Methanomassiliicoccus sp., the sequence CGAAAAGTATCGATCTCCCTCCTGGCTCCGTCGCCGTTCGGGCCAAGAGGTTCCAGGGACAGCATCAAGACCTTGACCTTGGAAGGCTGGCCGCTGAGGTGGGGGGCGTGGTCGCTAAGGGCAGGAAGGTGGACCTGTCCCATCCCGATGTGGACGTTAGGATAATGATCTCGGACATGGCCCATATCTACATATGTGAAGCGGAGGTGGACCGCTCCGCGTTCGAGAAGCGCAAGGTGGCAGAACGCCCCTTTTTCTCCCCCATTTCCCTTCATCCACGCTATGCTCGGGCATTGGTCAACATGACTCTTGTTAAGAGGGGCGAGCGGCTCCTGGACCCTTTCTGTGGAACCGGTGGTGTGCTCATCGAAGCGGCCTCCATAGGAGTAAGGGCCTGCGGATCGGACATATCCCCGGAGATGGTGGAGGGCTGCATGAAGAACCTGGAGCACTTCGGCCTCCCGTATGATTGCATGGAGGTGGCGGACATCGGAGATATCGAAGGCAGGTTCGGAAAGGTGGACGCGGTGGCCACGGACCCCCCCTACGGGCGGGCGACCAGCACGCGGAGGGAACCGTTGGGAGAGCTTTACGACCGGGCATTGACCTCCATGGCATCGGTGCTGGACCAGGGGTCCCGGGCGGGAATGGTGCTGCCCCGTCCCTGCCCCCAGCAGCTTAAAGGATTGGACCTGGTCCACACCCACCAGCAGAAGGTGCATCGGTCCCTGGACCGCCATTACTGCATCTTCAGACGACGCTGACAGTGAGCACCTGCACCTTCTCCGCCCCTGTGCCCTTGGCCACGAGGGAGATGTCACGCGTGATCTCGGACAGGTCTCCTGGGAGCTGCACCTGCACGATGACCGTGGCGTTGGTCTTGTAATCCAGGCTCAGGTCCAGGACGTTGGTGGCATCCA encodes:
- a CDS encoding DNA modification methylase; this translates as MSLIPYFFELSGEHPTLPFADAFGSCTAECDGFTATAYGPGYGIFGLESDRIAGIATRLALTHRLGRHLGSCPVEEVHAFAKSIDLPPGSVAVRAKRFQGQHQDLDLGRLAAEVGGVVAKGRKVDLSHPDVDVRIMISDMAHIYICEAEVDRSAFEKRKVAERPFFSPISLHPRYARALVNMTLVKRGERLLDPFCGTGGVLIEAASIGVRACGSDISPEMVEGCMKNLEHFGLPYDCMEVADIGDIEGRFGKVDAVATDPPYGRATSTRREPLGELYDRALTSMASVLDQGSRAGMVLPRPCPQQLKGLDLVHTHQQKVHRSLDRHYCIFRRR